TTCTGACGTCCTGCAAGTAaaaccctttttctttttttttcttttttttcatggtgTCTCTTGTGCAGGAATGGCGTTTCTTACTTATCTATGCATGTGCTATCTCAGCTGTCCTCTAGGACTATTTATAACCCTCTCTTTTCTGTCAGACACTGTATGAAGAGCGAAGGAGCTGGGACCCGGGTGTAATTTATTACCCACATATTTTCCCCAACAAAACTCAGCACTGTAGAACATGGAGATTTTCAGTTGGCTAATTGCTAGCAGTTCTTTAATGTGGTTTTTAAGTGGTATTTGGAGACCCAAAATGTGTTGTGATTCAAAGGGATTGTACGTGCCCTGCTGTCAGTGTGAATCTTCAGTGCTGTCAGGAAGAGTTATGATGGCCCGGAGCTGTTTTGGCCACGGCTCTCAGTTGTCCCCCGTAACTATGTAAGAAGATTTCAGTCAATACGTGACCACATTCATGTTAGCGTCCAGTCAGAGCTCATCCTCTTCTCTCCCCCCAGCCTAGAAAGTGTAACTGACCCGTTCTTTGCCATGACTAACTACAGCCAGACCCACGGAGGAACGATTTACTTGAAGGAAGTACGGAGGCCACCCTCTCACGGTCAAACATTACAACTGATCTCATATCACATACAAGAAATGAGAGCCAAGACTAGAGGTAGAAGATAAAAAGATATTTACTGGGAAACAATCCAAAATATCCATAATAAACTTGAGCAGATTAATATTTAGCCTACTAGACGATCTAGACAATCAGGTCCGTGTCACTTAAGTTTTGTCGTGATGTTTTCAGCGTCTGTTGTCTCGTCATATGAGGACAGTTCACATGAATTTCATCTGCAGAGCTGCTTGAGAGTAACTTCACCAGCATTTCGCCATTTCACTTGAAAAACTATCAAAAGCAAACTGAAACTCAAAGGTCTTCATGACcaactgacaaaataaaagtttggtttaacttctAGAAATTCACTGttatattactaattatataatagaaTGTATTTATGAAAGTAATAATGATAGAAAATAATTGGACACAATTTAGGGGAAAAAATCTAACTGATTTTGTGGGACTCTAAATTAAAAAGTAGTCTAGACATTTGCTCGTAAACTAAAGTTGTTTCTGTTCGCTCTCAAGGCCTTAAACATGTGGAAAGCATTTTCTTCCCCCATTTATATTATGAGataaatattgtgatttaaataTTGATATCGAATGATGTGGTGAAAAatattgtggtaatattttacCCTTGTTGCCCTGGAGCTATTGTAGTTCCATTAGTGTTAGTTAATTAAATATCTACCACTATTGTGTCAAAATGTGTCGCTGACGTTTAAAAATGGCCTTCAAATTGCATTGAACTTCAATAATGTGACGCATTTCTGTGTGGAATTGTGAAATTGAATTGTTTTTCCCCCGAGCCACGCAGCAATGAAGTAATTTCAAAGTAGAGATTGCAACCACAGTTTGGTGCACATTTATAAAACCCTTTCTTTAGAATCTTATGCACTGATAAATGTCAGTAAATGGGTacgttttttttagatgtattttcAAGTCCAATCAAGCCTGTTTTCACCAGCTCTGCTTCTAAATTCCTTCAGCTGTTCTCTCACTATTTTCCAAtctcctgtttctctctctctctctctctctctctctctctctctctctctctctctctctctctctctctctctctctctctctctctctctctctctctctctgcgagGCGCTCGGACAGGAGGAAAGTAGGCAGGATTTCCATAATCCCACATTCAGACACAAAGCAGGCCAAAGGCGGAGGCACAAGGCCTCAGTTGGCCTTCACAGTcagcatttaaaaacatgaagacATGAATCAGCAGATCTCAATCCTCAACACCAGTCAAACAAGGACAGAGGGACAATGTATTTGCCATTTCCAGATCGATTTCCTTTCCACAAATTGTCTAAAATAGTCGCCTATGCTAAATACGGATGATTGAGCCACAACTCCCAAGTTGTGTCTGTGATTAAACACTGGTATGGTGTCCATTGCCGTTTTTATAATCTGGATGTATTTTAAGCTTCTTGGGGTGTGAAAGTAGGAGATTGAGGTCGACAGACGTCTGTCTGGTCTGAAACAGCAGTAGGTCGCTGTTAGTGTGGAATGTCTATTAATGTCCCTCGATACCCGCAGGACCCGTGGCAGACTCAGTGTTTGTTTGCTACTATTCCTttacttctttttattttttgttgggaACTATTTGAGGAATGCCGCAAAAAACAAGTGAAAGCTATTTTAAAGTGGTTCCTTTAAGATCaacctaaaaacacacacactgaatagGTGTTTTTCATTCACAAAGTGCTTTTATCTGCCTTTTTGTTTATCCATTTCtcattgctgtgttttttttttttcttttggcaggTGATGGTGAACTCCGAGAAAGACCGTGCTTCTCTCTTGTGTATGAAGGCTCTTGTTAACAGGGGGCGTCTGGACTCGGTGTCTCAGCAGATGGCCTCTCACCCACAGTACCTGGAGAGTTTCCTGCGCACACAGCACTACATCCTCTATATGGATGGCCCATTGCCCCTGCCCTACCGCCACTACATTGCCATCATGGTATGAACATGCTCTACAGTCAATCACAGGCTCAGGTAATATCTCGGGTTGAATgataaatgtatttgtgtttcaGGCTGCGGCTCGGCATCACTGTAGGGACCTGGTATCTCTGCACTCGGCTCAGTTTCTGCGTGTTGGCGGAGACCCGTTATGGCTTCAGGGGTTAAAGGCTGCACCGCCGCGGCTACAGCACCTTGATCAAATCAACAAGGTCCTGGCCCATCAGCCTTGGCTCACGGCTCGCTCTCACATACAGGCCCTGCTCAAGACAGGAGAGCAGTGCTGGTCTCTGGCAGAGCTGGTTCAGGCAGTGGTTCTGCTGGCCCACTGTCACTCCCTCTGCAGTTTCGTTTTCGGTTCTGGTTCTGACTCAGATTCCACTCCCACTCCCAGAGTGCATCATGGCACACCTCCTGGCTACTGTCTCTGTGACGCTGCCAATGGCAACACCACCTTTTCGCCACCCCCTACTGGACCCACAGAGAAGGTGCCACGGCGAAGGGTACGGATGGTCATTCATTTCATTTGGTAAacaaggttaggtttaggtttgcttgggtttgaaaaaaaaaattacaaatacatatataatcaAAACATCACAGCACTTCCTGCTCTTCTGTAATTTTTATAAAAGGCTGAATTTGATCATAGTGATACCACTTGAATGCTTGGGAATTGTGTTGACACTATTAACACAAtaggaacatttattttttactccgATATCAGCTTGGCACTTAAGTAACAATATTTTTTCAAACACCCAGGTAAAACAGTGTGCAAGCCATGTGAAGTCTGTAAATACAGACATAACCTGCATTGTTTGCTCTCTTTTTTTAGTCCTTAGACTCCATCTGTGAAGTCGCTTACTTTCGAGAACAAATTCAAAAATCACAGGAGGAGATCAAGGAAAGAAAAGGAGACCGACTCCATTCGCAGACACTCCTACATACAGGTAAGATGTTGTTTGTCTTAAGCCAGTGTGTCGTATAAGCATGTTTCCCAATGCTGCTATAAACAGGATGTGTAATTTTGGATTGGGATGAGTGTTTAGAGAGTTATTTTTACACAAGGGCCTTTTCTTGTGTATATAACGCTCCCTCGTGGACCCTCTTTCGTAACCTGCTTTTCTCTTTCTCAAATGTAACTACATATCAGATGTGGAGGAGGAGGACGAGGCGAAGTTCTCCGCAGACCCCTCCCGCTTCGTCACAGACCCAGAATTCGGCTACCAGGAATTTGCCAGACGGGAGGAGGACCATTTCCAAGTATTCCGGGTGCAGGTGGGGGCTTTGCATTGGGTGTCACCTACCAAAAGTAGTAGCATAAAAGGGTACTAAGGGTCAGAATTACAGCTCATGCCCTTCCTTCTCAAGACTGTCAGCACTTAATGTTACTCTCAAAACCTTAAAAGGAAGCGCTGTGCTGCTGCCAATCCTCTCTAATGCAAGTTTCATTCAAGTAGGCTTTCTACATTTGATTTGAATGGGAATCGTATGCAACTCCTGTAGTTAAAAGCAGTTTGATTTATCTCAATTTATATTGAAGTTTAGGGTGTGAAATGAATACTTGTATTCTGAAagaatgcattatattgatcaaaaataagataatctttttttttttttttttaagtcctcctattatgggtaatgatgttcatattttagttttgggagtccccaacaacaggttgacatgcatgcaagttcaaaaaacactttcatcgTCTTATAATAGGCATTTATTTTTCCCTTACTTGCTCAACGATTCATTTTTCCAATCTGCTCTTTTATGTGATGCTAATCTGTGGTGATTTGGTCCGACTTTGTGCTTTGTGTACAATGTTATGCTCCAAAAATGGCACCTAGTGGcaaaatgaatttgcattttcattcaggcAAATgtgaaaagaccaacaagtgggcgTGCAATATGCTAAGGTTTCTTGTTGACGTCAACGTTAAACGGCTTGGGATTCTTTTAAAAATGActagtttctctctttttttttttttttttttttttgagcagcaaatctgcattttagaatgatttctgaaggataatgtgacactgaagacatcatGCTTAAAATTCGGCTTTGacattgcaggaataaattaaattttaaaatacatttaaagtagaaaatagttattttatatcataatataatttcacagtattactgatgcagccttggtgagcataaagacttctttcagaaacattgacATCCTACtggtcccaaacttttgaatggtagtttatgaACCATTGTAGAAACTGCTATAGCACCATAGCAGTCTTTAAAATACCACAGTATGTGTTATGTTATGAATGCTATATATATTAATCTTTCTGTGCAGGACTATTCATGGGAGGATCACGGCTTCTCGTTGGTGAACAGGCTCTACTCTGATATAGGTCACTTGTTGGACGAGCGATTCCGCAGTGTGGCCTCCCTCCCTTTCCCTCACAGCCCCGATCTCAAACGAGCCATCTGGAACTACATTCATTGTATCTATGGCATCAGGTACCCTGGTTCCTTGGTTTTTTGCACTTTTGTATTTTGCCACAAGTTTGCATtttgaatgcaaaaaaacaacaaactgaaaTGAAGGCTTTCAACTCCACACTCACACATTGTGACTTAACAACTAGTTTCGAAAATGCTGAAAAAGGCCAAAAAAAAGGAAGCGCTTACATTGACACTTTTGTTTTTAGATATGATGATTACGATTATGGGGAAGTCAACCGGTTACTGGATCGTGGTTTGAAACTTTATATTAAAGCTGTGGCCTGCTATCCCGACTCCAGCAAGACCCCTCTATGCCCACTGTCCTGGGCCACTGTCAAAGCTTCAGAGAAGGTGAATTCCTATCAAAACTTGTGCTGCGTACACCTCAATAGCATCTACTTAATCCCACAAAGCCTAATGTATCATATTTGATGTTGaaattctttaaattaaaaacattttgcactCAATCTACTTCATGCATTCTGTTGTTTGACTATGtattttttagcaagtaaaaggccttttagtaCAACTTTAGTTTGAGCTCCGTATTATCCTATCATACTAAATGAGCTGTAGatgcctgatgtatcaaatatgacactcaacaataaacaaattttttttttttttttgataattgtatgactttttttgttctttccaTGGAACAGACTAATAAAATATACCATCTACTTTAAATGGCTAAACAGTATTTCATAAGTGTTTTAAAACCAATATTCCTGTCGTTTTGTCTTTTAGGTTCATATAAATTTGTTGGTGATGGAGGCCCGTCTGCAGGCCGAGCTGCTGTACGCGCTCCGAGCCATCACTCAATACATGATCGCATAGGACACGAGCGTTCAGCACCACAGAGGGACACGGTACAACGAAAGTCAAGGCAAAGAAATACAATCAGAGATCCGTCTCTGTATTTGTTGTCTCTGAGTTTAACCAGTGTGATGTAAGGTACTGCTGTGAAACGTTTCTTTGCCAAAGGTgaaactttagaaaaaaaaaagaaaaaaaacaacaggtgCAAAGCAATCGCTCTCACCCCTAATGTCTTTTTGCATGTTTCTCCTACTtcattttgtttctgtatttgtcCTATTGTGCGCATACTCTTctttttctaccttttttttttttttttttttagtatcttTATATCAGATGGTTAatgtgcaattatttttattcagttgtgGTTGTTGTCAGTAATATTTTcccgtttgtttgttttgtttgttttctgctgtTGCTATTCAACTGAGTGAGAGAAAATGTGTACAACTGTCCATTTCCAAAGTATCCAGCTCTGGAAAGGTCATCGCCAATTTGAGTCACTGTTTACAGAAAATAACGAGTGATTGGACAAAGGCTTTTGCTTAACATGGCTTCCAGATATTTCATTTGAATGTGGAATAGTGAGATCAGAGCAAAATTTAACAAAGGGTAAGAGAAGGTTCAACAGCTATAACTTTCTTTTTAAATGAGCACTTTTAAGTCAGTATCTATCTATAGAATATCTCAATAAGCTTTCGGCTGTGGCTTCACAGCAGGTCATCAAGTACTGTTTTCACTCCGttcaatctaatctaatcaattATTAGCTTTGATGTTTTCCAAAATCTTCCACACGCTCTTCTCTCTGCAGGGGTGCTGGAAGTCATTCAAATGGGTACATTTATAGGATCCATATTTATCATCCGATTCATCTCAGTAGGCATCTAAACCGCTATACAATGTGAAGATCTATATTTGACGGGTTCAAAGAAGTAGAATGGaatcactttttcaaaaaaaaaaaatttgtggtaGGGTTCTCAGTGTTTTTCAGTTACTTAGAGCTGACAGTCAGTTTTATCTGCTCTACACAAACTGGCCAAATCAACACCGTATGTATTTGAATGACTAACTTGGAAAAcagttaaaatatcatttaaaagtaGGTCTTTAATTTTGAAGGAATTGGCCCACTGAAGTGATTCTGAGAGGTCCGGCATTTAGCGTTTAGGTTTATGTTGTGCTGGCGTCTCCGGTGTATCAGCAACAGTtaggatttgttttaaaatattttaccgtGTAAAAATTAAAAGTGATGTAAGTGAGAAGGAGCTCGGATGAGAATAagcttaaaatgtgattttaatgttGACACGCTGGTATAGATCAAATGAAGGACTTCTGATAGAACTATATAAGATGCGTAAAGGTTCGCGGTCAGCCTGTCGCTATCCTTCCCATACCTGACctgcacaaaattattattatttttttttttggttttgcacTGAACCTTTTGCACAAAACCCTACAAGTGTGGTTGCAACTGGCAGCTGTCATTGTTACAAACTGCTTGAAGAGGCGACGACGGCCGCTCTGATGCCATGAATATATTCAATGTCCAGTTTTAGGCCAAATACCTGTACTGTGTTAAACTCTCATCGGTCTGGTTAATTCTAGTTGGCAGAATGACTTGGGCAACACCTATGGttggttttgtgtgtttatttttaaacattgcatTACTTTTGTTCCTGTTTCAACTTGTTGTTCCTTGTCTTGTCATTTTGAGGGAGGGTTATGATGATGATGTCAGTTTTGCTCTTGTCTGAACTGTTTAGAATAAGAAACTAAGGCATGTAAATCAGCAGAAATGTGTACAGGAGCCGCAGTCTGTGCTGGACGCACGGTGCCTTTTGACTGCTGATGAGTCACGGCTCATTGGTAAGTTGGAACTGGACTCAGAGCTAAGCCTCATGCTACTGCATTAATTCAAGCTGATAATAGATGATGTTCATTATCTGGGCCTACCGACGGTTGTGGACATCCGCAGATGTTTGTCAGGAGCAGAATAGGACTGCAGCACGGCCGTTCTACCTTAAGCAGGACTGTCTTAAATGCTTGTTCTTCAATGACGGTTTGCCACGTCCCTGAAACGTGGACACTTCCAGACTGTCTCCAACACCTCAGCTGGAAGACGTTAAGGACTGTGCCTCGGCGGAGGAGACTGAATGAGCATGGCTATtgccaaaatgtttatttaccaCGTAAATGTAGGAACTATAAAAATTTAAActgaccaaaaaagaaaaaaaaaaaaacttgaaaaagaaaaaacaagcaaaaaaagttttgaaatgtgAAAGCTTATTTTTTCTATAAAGATATGCAATATCATTGGCCtgtcttgtttttatttagtcattAGGTGTGAAAGTAAATGGTTTTTTAGTCTAGATTTAGAAAATTAACCCTAAGGTTGCATATAGTCTACTCATTTAAAATCGTTATATGTTCAGAGTTTTAGAATGAGCGCTTGGCATGTCAATCATTTTGGCAATCCATTTTCAATAATGGCTTCTGAAACTACTAGTGTCATCCTGACATCTAGTGGTACATCTCCATTGGTATTTCTCTGAGAAAATTACACCAGCAATTCAGACATTTCATTAAAATCGTTCAGGTTTACTACATTTCAGAGtatgtttaaaaacagaaatgtgaagCTTAAAAAAGCAATTAGTTGAACTAAAACTTTGTGTTTTCTTCAAATGTGCCCCCTGGTGGTCTGTTGTCCTGTGCTGTGGCTTCCCTATTCGTATGGAATTAGAATAAGTAAAAGTAGTTTTCGTTATTGCTTCGAACCAGACTCTCTGTAACCCAGATTTAAGATCGAAAACGAGAGACAAATAAATCAGAAAACTAATTTCTGTCGATACTTTTCATCACACAGTCAAATGAATGGACCATTGACACCAAATCAACTTAACGTTGAACAGGTCAGGTTTATTTCTATTATGCTGAACTGCTTTCAATGATCTCTGACTAACAAAATATGGGGGAACAAAATGAAttgagcaacaacaacaacaaaaaaaaaagcaatcaagtacatatacagtatattggctATGCACAACTCGTCAGTTTTACATGCTGTCATATAAcccaaaacaaaagagaaaaaaacccaACCTAGACCATTAACTAATGTTCTGTGTTATCAACTGGGATACTTAGCAAACTCTCTTAGAAAATGAAAGGAACTAAAGAATGACTACTATAGGAAGAAGGCTAATAAACAAGAAAAGTGAGAGTGATTTGGAAAGAGGGAAGGTGTGGAATTCCTGCATTTCATGCAGAAGCCCTGTGATGAATACAATATTCAATATCTGTACTTTGAGAAATTAAACAATGCCAGGGTGTTAACCACGAAAAATCACTTTCAAATCAACACTCAAGTGACACAGGAAAATGTCAAAGGTGACCGTCAGCCTTGAAGCTTTCTGAAAGATGTACCAGGCAGGAATAACTATCACTCTTAGACATCCAGGAGCTGTTTTACatgtacaaacataaaaaaataaaaaaaacatgagaaaagaTGCCCCAAATGACAAGCACATCGATGTAAACGGTTGATTAATCGCTGTATTAAATATTCCACCATTCGTGAGACGGCCAAGCCCCTCCCTCCCCATTCACAGCTTcttttataatatacaaaaactGAGAGTTTGGGAATTAAAACACATAGGTACATTTCTCATACAATGTTTTACATTAAGAAATTGTACTTAATATGTGTTGCATAAAATTATTAAAGGCCCTGATATCTACATATGCACCAATCAAATATGGCCCtctttaattttcatatttaacatCTAGCACCGATGAATAGGATTACAATGATTTCTCTGTAAGGAGAgagcactttaacaagtaatctaaTGTGCTCAGATCACTACATTGATGTGATAAGAGTTACTAATATCAAGCTTTCAAATTAAAGCCAATTTATACACCAAAAGAACGCTGGTTTTAAACTGCGCAAAAACCACCTGACCAAATAATTACAAATCAACCTTTCTATTACAGAAAAGGTACAAGTTGAAAAGAAAAGGGCTTTAAAACTGAATGGTTTTCTCTGGAGTGACATGCTATAGTGTTCATTGGCAGTTTACAAAGTTTTGTAGGAACTCTACAAATGCATACATTAGATAAATCTCTAATAATAAACTGCAACATTAGATATATTTCTGCAGTGTTAAAATATCTACGTGATGATGGCTTGCATAAATGACGTTCATAATTTAGAAAAGGTCATGAGCGTTGAAGTCATAACGATTATCTCATTACTTCCTTCTAGAAgttgtttaaattgttatttttcataaccCTGAGAGTGAAACATTGCATTAATCATTTTCAGTTGGACCAGTCTCGCATTTTGAGATGAAATCATTGCCTGGACAATTAAAAAGCAACCTAACAAatcaagatttatatatattttctgattAGCACAAACAACTCTAGCAAATGGAAACTTTCGATGAATTGTATTCTCTTAAATGTACTCATGCAATCAATCAAATTAGGATTTAGTTTACATAGATCTTTCAGAAAGGTTTCGTAAAGCTTATCCGCACTGCAGTGCTTCCGTCTATCCAACGTGCAGTTCTTAGTGTTCCTTTGGTTATTGTATAAAATCTATATGCATTTCatcttttacaaaaataaaagattatataGAAAATGACCGTTAAAAATGATCTGAAATAGCTTCTGCTCAGATTAAAAAATCATTAACAGCTATTTCTTATTAGTCTGTTAACGATAACACCCCAATCTAAATTAGAATTGTAGTTAATATGCCCAACTGTTTTTgtagtataataaatgtatatatatatatatatatatatatatatatatatatatatatatataaaataggagTAGTGCCGT
This DNA window, taken from Carassius auratus strain Wakin chromosome 14, ASM336829v1, whole genome shotgun sequence, encodes the following:
- the LOC113114225 gene encoding sestrin-3-like — protein: MIICTKNMDYRLGTQCQFVQNQVMVNSEKDRASLLCMKALVNRGRLDSVSQQMASHPQYLESFLRTQHYILYMDGPLPLPYRHYIAIMAAARHHCRDLVSLHSAQFLRVGGDPLWLQGLKAAPPRLQHLDQINKVLAHQPWLTARSHIQALLKTGEQCWSLAELVQAVVLLAHCHSLCSFVFGSGSDSDSTPTPRVHHGTPPGYCLCDAANGNTTFSPPPTGPTEKVPRRRSLDSICEVAYFREQIQKSQEEIKERKGDRLHSQTLLHTDVEEEDEAKFSADPSRFVTDPEFGYQEFARREEDHFQVFRVQDYSWEDHGFSLVNRLYSDIGHLLDERFRSVASLPFPHSPDLKRAIWNYIHCIYGIRYDDYDYGEVNRLLDRGLKLYIKAVACYPDSSKTPLCPLSWATVKASEKVHINLLVMEARLQAELLYALRAITQYMIA